In Salisediminibacterium beveridgei, one DNA window encodes the following:
- a CDS encoding restriction endonuclease subunit S, whose product MIEDKKDLNSLSLKWNTYKLEEICVKKGLVRGPFGGALKKEFFVEKGHKVYEQKNAIYKNAEIGNYYIDDVKYEELKRFRLFEGDFIVSCSGTIGKIYRIPKGAESGIINQALLKITLDEEKVDGEFFNQFFEWDNFQNKIIENTQGGAMKNLVGMKIFKNTTITIPSLSEQKKIAEILKTWDEAIELKEQLIKQKNIQKKGLMQNLLTGELRIPGNNDNWEEVRLKDVVKKIKGKKLNYSEEGSIPCIDMEFFETGRFKNYTEHAEVLSSLNDVLLLWDGSRAGRSYTGIEGAVGSTFVKLKCDGIDNWFLHYSLLNDQSKIQRIREGSGIPHVPKDFLNYYKLKIPSIAEQKQISHTIGNFDKSVNLLIKEVDLLRSQKKGLMQLLLTGKVRVGAEG is encoded by the coding sequence ATGATCGAAGATAAAAAGGACCTGAATTCACTATCTTTAAAGTGGAATACATATAAATTAGAAGAAATATGTGTTAAAAAAGGTCTTGTCAGGGGACCATTTGGAGGCGCTCTAAAAAAAGAATTTTTTGTTGAAAAAGGTCATAAAGTATATGAACAAAAGAATGCAATATATAAAAATGCAGAAATTGGTAATTATTATATAGATGATGTTAAGTATGAAGAATTAAAAAGGTTTCGATTATTTGAAGGTGATTTTATCGTAAGTTGCTCGGGGACAATCGGTAAAATTTATAGAATCCCTAAAGGGGCAGAAAGTGGTATTATAAACCAGGCTTTACTTAAAATAACTCTTGATGAAGAAAAAGTAGATGGAGAATTTTTTAACCAATTTTTCGAGTGGGACAATTTTCAAAATAAAATCATAGAGAATACTCAGGGAGGAGCGATGAAAAACCTTGTGGGAATGAAGATTTTTAAAAATACCACAATAACCATCCCTTCATTATCAGAACAAAAAAAGATTGCTGAAATTCTCAAAACCTGGGACGAAGCCATAGAACTGAAAGAACAATTAATCAAGCAAAAAAATATACAGAAAAAGGGGTTGATGCAAAATTTGTTGACAGGTGAGTTGAGAATCCCAGGGAATAATGATAACTGGGAAGAAGTAAGACTAAAAGATGTAGTGAAAAAAATAAAAGGGAAAAAATTAAACTATTCAGAAGAAGGTTCAATCCCATGTATAGATATGGAGTTTTTTGAAACTGGTAGATTCAAAAATTATACTGAGCATGCAGAAGTTTTATCGAGTTTAAATGATGTACTTTTACTTTGGGATGGTTCGAGAGCAGGACGTTCTTATACTGGTATAGAAGGAGCAGTTGGGTCAACATTTGTTAAACTTAAGTGTGATGGAATAGATAATTGGTTTTTGCATTATTCTCTCTTAAACGACCAATCTAAAATACAAAGAATAAGGGAAGGTTCAGGAATTCCTCATGTCCCTAAAGATTTTTTGAATTATTATAAACTTAAAATACCAAGCATCGCAGAGCAAAAACAAATTTCTCACACTATAGGAAATTTTGATAAATCAGTCAATTTGTTAATTAAAGAAGTTGATTTGTTGAGGTCCCAAAAAAAAGGACTCATGCAACTACTTCTCACAGGAAAGGTTCGTGTTGGTGCTGAAGGATAA
- a CDS encoding type I restriction endonuclease subunit R — MDYLDQSELAVSQQPAVEVLEQLGYTYLTQEEVERQRKNLYDVLLLDVLEDHLRNTNGFEYGDKTYAFSNGNIHQAIEDLDENLTDGLVKTNEKIYETMMLGRSYSETLPDGSKKSFSIQYIDWDDPSRNQYHVTEEFSVERQDGNGTIRVDLVLFVNGIPFATIECKRASIPVSEGVSQTIRNQQSDYAPQLFKFIQLVLATNKNDVMYATCSTPAKFWAVWKEEDFSWLENRLKEAVLGRTPTKQDKDLISLCQPERLMDFTRYFVIFDKDVKKVARYQQFYAIKEIIKTIEERDEKGNRQSGVIWHTQGSGKSLTMVMLAKFILSELMKFNPKVIIVTDRIDLDKQIHNTFNHSRLKASRARSGKHLIDLIKGNKADVVTTLVHKFDTALHNQDPIESKDIFVLVDESHRSQYGEMNIKMQKLFPNASYLGFTGTPLLKKEKSTMIKFGKLIHKYTIADGVEDKAILPLLYEGRMVEQTVNQKAIDKRLEMITRHLNDEQKDQVMKKWSSFERIASSNQRISLIAYDINQHFMQNYKTKGSQFKGMLATNSKIEAIRYLDAFEELGDLNCAVVISPPDQREGHEAVDQESQDKIQRFWKRMMNRYGDGDKYEDGIKDEFIHGDDIDILIVVDKLLTGFDAPRATVLYIDKMLKEHTLLQAIARVNRLYEGKDYGVIIDYRGLLEKLDEAMELYSGSGLDNYDPDDLKGALHDVISVIGKIRQSHSDLWDIFAPVRNKNDAEEYEVLLGNDELRDNFYDVLSQFGRNMAIALESERVYDALGPDELAKYKKDLKFFQEMRRSVKRRYSDDIDHKEYEAKMQQLMDQYISSEDMMQITNPVDILDRDGFEEEMDRLGSKRAKADAIRTRMTRSINEKYDENPAYYKKFSERIKETLEAYKEKRITESEYWEQMNELKKEYQAGASDDQFPESVRGNGTAQAFYGVTKDIIAEVNESMPSYEVVGTLAKDMDSIVNEHAKVDWQNNIDVHNKIEQEIDDLLFGFAEKHGVELPFEQIDKIIDQVKTIAIRRYTK; from the coding sequence ATGGATTATTTGGATCAATCAGAACTTGCAGTCAGTCAGCAACCTGCCGTTGAGGTTCTAGAGCAACTGGGTTATACGTATTTGACACAGGAAGAAGTGGAACGTCAGCGAAAAAACCTTTATGATGTGCTGTTATTGGATGTGTTAGAAGATCATTTGAGAAATACGAATGGCTTTGAGTATGGCGACAAAACATACGCCTTCAGTAACGGCAATATACATCAAGCGATTGAAGATTTAGATGAGAATCTGACTGACGGTCTTGTGAAAACAAATGAGAAGATCTATGAGACCATGATGCTAGGGCGTAGTTATTCGGAGACTTTACCCGACGGCTCGAAGAAGTCATTTTCGATTCAATATATCGATTGGGATGATCCCTCAAGGAATCAATATCACGTGACTGAAGAATTCAGTGTTGAACGGCAAGACGGAAATGGCACCATAAGGGTCGATCTGGTGCTCTTTGTCAATGGTATACCATTCGCTACGATCGAATGCAAACGTGCTTCAATTCCAGTCTCAGAGGGCGTCAGTCAGACGATTCGAAATCAACAGTCAGATTATGCCCCTCAGCTTTTCAAATTCATTCAGCTGGTCCTGGCGACTAACAAAAACGACGTCATGTACGCGACGTGCAGCACACCTGCAAAGTTTTGGGCTGTCTGGAAAGAAGAAGATTTCAGCTGGCTTGAGAATCGATTGAAAGAGGCTGTTCTAGGAAGGACACCGACTAAGCAGGATAAAGACTTGATCTCTCTTTGCCAACCAGAGCGGTTGATGGATTTTACGCGTTATTTTGTCATATTTGATAAAGACGTTAAAAAAGTGGCGAGATACCAACAGTTCTATGCCATTAAAGAAATCATCAAAACCATCGAAGAGCGTGACGAGAAGGGCAATCGCCAAAGCGGTGTGATTTGGCATACCCAAGGAAGTGGGAAATCACTGACGATGGTGATGCTGGCAAAGTTCATTCTCTCTGAATTGATGAAATTTAATCCAAAAGTGATTATTGTAACAGATCGAATTGATCTTGATAAACAGATACACAATACTTTTAACCATTCCAGATTGAAGGCCAGTCGTGCAAGATCTGGCAAGCATCTGATTGATTTGATCAAAGGTAACAAAGCGGATGTCGTGACTACGTTAGTTCATAAATTTGATACGGCACTTCACAATCAGGATCCGATTGAATCAAAGGATATTTTTGTCCTGGTCGATGAATCACATCGGAGTCAATACGGTGAGATGAATATCAAGATGCAGAAACTTTTCCCGAATGCTTCCTATTTAGGTTTTACAGGAACGCCATTGTTGAAGAAAGAAAAAAGCACAATGATCAAGTTCGGCAAGCTAATTCATAAGTACACGATTGCTGATGGTGTTGAAGATAAAGCTATACTGCCACTCCTTTATGAAGGACGTATGGTTGAACAAACGGTCAATCAAAAGGCAATCGATAAACGTTTGGAGATGATCACCCGACATTTAAATGACGAACAGAAAGATCAAGTGATGAAAAAGTGGAGCAGTTTTGAACGAATTGCATCATCGAATCAACGAATCAGCTTGATTGCATATGATATTAACCAGCACTTTATGCAGAATTACAAAACAAAAGGCTCCCAGTTCAAGGGGATGCTTGCAACGAACAGCAAAATTGAAGCCATACGTTATTTGGATGCCTTCGAAGAATTGGGTGACTTAAACTGTGCAGTTGTCATTTCCCCGCCTGATCAACGGGAGGGGCATGAAGCAGTTGATCAGGAATCACAAGATAAAATCCAACGCTTTTGGAAGAGGATGATGAATCGATATGGCGATGGAGATAAATATGAAGATGGCATCAAAGATGAGTTTATCCATGGCGATGACATTGACATTCTGATCGTAGTGGATAAGCTTTTAACGGGTTTTGATGCCCCGCGTGCAACCGTGCTGTATATCGACAAGATGTTAAAGGAACACACATTATTGCAGGCGATTGCCCGAGTGAATCGACTATATGAAGGCAAAGACTACGGTGTCATCATTGATTATCGAGGGCTTCTGGAGAAGCTAGATGAAGCGATGGAATTATATTCGGGCTCTGGACTCGATAATTACGATCCAGATGACCTGAAAGGTGCATTGCATGATGTCATTTCAGTTATTGGGAAAATTCGTCAAAGTCATTCTGATCTATGGGATATTTTTGCCCCTGTGCGAAATAAAAATGATGCTGAAGAGTATGAGGTTCTTTTAGGGAATGATGAACTTCGGGATAATTTTTATGATGTACTCAGCCAATTTGGACGGAATATGGCTATTGCACTGGAATCAGAACGTGTGTATGATGCATTGGGTCCTGACGAGTTGGCAAAGTACAAAAAGGATTTGAAGTTTTTCCAGGAGATGCGTCGAAGTGTGAAGCGACGATATTCGGATGATATCGACCATAAAGAATATGAAGCGAAGATGCAGCAACTGATGGACCAATACATTTCTTCGGAAGATATGATGCAAATTACCAACCCTGTCGATATACTCGACCGTGATGGTTTTGAGGAAGAAATGGATCGTTTGGGATCAAAACGAGCAAAAGCTGACGCGATTCGGACAAGAATGACGCGAAGCATTAACGAAAAATATGATGAGAACCCAGCCTACTATAAGAAATTTTCTGAGCGGATCAAGGAGACTTTGGAAGCCTATAAAGAAAAGCGGATTACTGAATCTGAATACTGGGAACAAATGAATGAACTGAAGAAAGAGTATCAAGCAGGTGCTTCTGATGATCAGTTCCCTGAAAGTGTAAGGGGCAATGGCACTGCACAAGCCTTTTATGGGGTCACAAAAGATATCATTGCCGAAGTGAACGAATCTATGCCATCTTATGAGGTTGTGGGTACTTTGGCAAAGGACATGGACAGTATCGTGAATGAACATGCAAAAGTCGATTGGCAGAATAACATAGACGTTCATAATAAAATCGAGCAGGAAATTGATGATCTCCTCTTTGGATTTGCGGAAAAACATGGTGTGGAGCTTCCTTTTGAGCAAATCGATAAGATCATCGATCAAGTCAAAACGATAGCCATCAGGCGGTACACTAAATAA
- a CDS encoding M48 family metallopeptidase codes for MEKHQIEYNNKTIVFFVERKNVKNVNVNIKPDMSVVISANEHVPMEFIEKLIHRRASWILKHVNAFEKVQPERKSEREYVSGESLKYLGKQYRLRVIKVDHVKQEGVKYFRGYLHVYVKDAEDKVRKKNLIEQWMRKRASIIFQEQLAKAYGKVVKYGVDQPEISVRVMKSRWGSALVDQKTIQLNFELIKAPKACIEYVVLHELIHFIHNNHSEAFYTLLDVLMPDWEDRKRILDEETVKEI; via the coding sequence ATGGAAAAGCACCAGATTGAATACAACAACAAGACGATCGTCTTCTTCGTTGAACGGAAAAATGTGAAGAATGTCAACGTGAACATCAAACCAGATATGTCAGTCGTTATTTCAGCAAACGAGCATGTTCCAATGGAATTTATCGAAAAACTCATCCATAGGAGGGCTTCTTGGATACTTAAACACGTCAATGCCTTTGAAAAAGTACAGCCTGAGCGGAAGAGTGAGCGGGAATACGTAAGCGGTGAAAGTTTGAAATACTTGGGGAAACAATATAGGCTTCGTGTGATAAAGGTCGATCATGTGAAACAAGAAGGTGTGAAGTATTTCAGAGGCTATCTACATGTTTATGTAAAAGATGCAGAGGATAAAGTAAGAAAGAAAAATCTGATTGAACAATGGATGCGAAAGCGTGCTTCCATTATTTTTCAAGAACAGCTTGCAAAAGCATACGGGAAAGTTGTGAAATATGGCGTAGATCAACCTGAAATATCGGTCAGAGTGATGAAATCTAGGTGGGGATCGGCCTTAGTCGATCAAAAAACGATTCAACTGAATTTTGAACTGATTAAAGCGCCGAAAGCCTGCATCGAATACGTTGTCCTGCATGAGCTGATTCACTTCATTCATAATAATCATTCGGAGGCATTCTATACGCTTTTAGACGTCTTGATGCCTGATTGGGAAGACAGAAAGCGAATCTTGGACGAAGAGACAGTGAAAGAGATTTGA
- a CDS encoding SH3 domain-containing protein — MGNSSDGSEQFPGFRLNDEILDAVKSFHRLNNMIGEKALAYEHFINSLDTTKIARAVEAFNTIAQVHFDFIKKIDKIYENIEPLIIEFVAVSSRFEEFTRTNFEKVDWDKLNEIANDLVLLEESEYPTTDVQEVESTFDSALVSAGIFTDEIRDHTQFNKLLNYLKTLPKKSRSFRIVGGVLIWFVSNFVYDYLGASILTDDHTTITREITNYQQIATDFSDVKNISNNSSVIYFADDESSEVLHELSKQDMVIVLERNEKWSKILYLDVDNLIEGWIKSRYLDDDEI, encoded by the coding sequence GTGGGAAATTCATCAGATGGCTCTGAACAATTCCCTGGATTTAGACTTAATGATGAAATACTTGATGCGGTTAAAAGCTTTCATAGATTGAATAACATGATTGGCGAGAAAGCACTCGCTTATGAACATTTCATAAACAGTTTGGATACTACTAAAATTGCAAGAGCAGTTGAAGCTTTCAATACAATTGCTCAAGTACATTTTGATTTCATAAAAAAAATCGATAAAATCTATGAAAACATTGAACCTTTGATTATAGAATTTGTAGCAGTCTCATCAAGGTTTGAGGAATTTACACGAACGAATTTTGAGAAAGTAGATTGGGACAAATTAAATGAAATTGCAAATGACTTAGTTTTGTTGGAAGAAAGTGAATACCCAACAACAGATGTTCAAGAGGTTGAATCAACCTTTGACTCAGCACTGGTTTCAGCGGGGATTTTTACTGATGAAATAAGAGATCATACCCAGTTTAACAAATTGTTGAACTACTTGAAGACTCTGCCGAAAAAGTCAAGATCATTTAGAATAGTTGGTGGAGTTTTGATTTGGTTTGTTTCAAATTTTGTCTACGATTATTTAGGGGCCTCAATACTGACAGATGATCATACGACTATTACAAGAGAAATAACCAACTATCAACAAATAGCCACAGATTTTTCTGATGTGAAAAATATTTCCAATAACTCATCTGTAATTTATTTTGCTGATGATGAATCATCAGAAGTGTTGCATGAATTATCAAAACAGGACATGGTCATTGTGTTAGAGAGAAACGAGAAATGGTCAAAAATTTTATACTTAGATGTGGATAATCTAATTGAAGGCTGGATTAAGAGTCGGTATTTAGATGATGATGAAATTTGA
- a CDS encoding methyl-accepting chemotaxis protein, protein MIGIIDRLKFGTKLNILVLSIIIGLSIILSIVVHNQVTSGIQDTAIDKAQSDLELGYSYIDERYPGNWNIQDGMLFKGDTQIDENYDIVDDIGDMTGGTVTIFLDDTRVTTNVLLDGERAVGTVVSDEVVETVLHNEEIFTGEADVAGTMYQTAYQPIYDETDEVIGMWYVGASQEFIDSTISQTMQGFITALVLVIIISMAIVILFTRRVKKRLTAVTNALDLAGKGDFTTTLHDKSYDEIAHLTTSYNLMKNNLVSLLKKVSDNSEQVAASSEQLSASAEETSKASDSIATSIQEVASGSEKQASSASYASNTVNEISDGMQQIASSMEQVNESAQTTSEKSEEGSHVINQVASQMQIINDKTTSTSMSVKELGEKSNEIGEIISLITNVAEQTNLLALNAAIEAARAGEHGKGFAVVADEVRKLAEQSSQSAGQIGSLVEDIQASIEVSIASMNEGRASVEEGIDFVDNAGKTFETISDAVTGVTTQVQEVSAAVEQITSSTESMLHSVEESGKIAENTASHTQTVAASAEEQNASMQEISSSSEALSEIAEDLKTSINQFKMQ, encoded by the coding sequence ATGATTGGCATTATTGATCGTTTGAAATTTGGAACAAAGCTTAACATACTGGTTCTTTCAATAATCATCGGACTTTCGATTATTTTAAGCATCGTCGTTCATAACCAGGTTACGTCCGGGATTCAGGATACTGCTATTGATAAGGCGCAGTCTGACCTTGAATTAGGGTACAGTTACATTGATGAGCGTTATCCTGGAAACTGGAATATTCAAGATGGCATGTTATTTAAAGGAGACACTCAGATCGACGAAAATTATGATATTGTTGATGATATTGGGGATATGACCGGCGGGACTGTCACCATCTTCTTAGATGATACGCGCGTGACCACGAACGTGCTCTTGGATGGTGAAAGAGCTGTTGGAACGGTTGTGTCAGATGAAGTCGTTGAAACCGTGTTACATAACGAAGAGATATTTACCGGAGAAGCAGATGTAGCTGGAACAATGTATCAAACGGCATATCAACCCATCTATGATGAAACTGACGAAGTCATTGGCATGTGGTATGTCGGTGCCTCTCAAGAATTTATCGATTCAACCATTTCACAAACCATGCAGGGATTTATCACAGCTCTTGTTCTTGTCATTATTATTTCGATGGCGATCGTTATCCTATTCACGAGAAGAGTTAAAAAAAGATTAACTGCGGTAACGAATGCACTTGATCTTGCCGGAAAAGGTGATTTCACAACAACATTACATGACAAATCCTATGATGAAATTGCTCATTTGACGACCAGTTACAATTTGATGAAAAATAACTTAGTATCTTTACTGAAAAAGGTATCCGATAATTCAGAGCAAGTAGCCGCTTCTTCTGAGCAGCTTTCAGCAAGCGCTGAAGAAACGAGTAAAGCGTCAGATAGCATTGCAACCTCGATCCAAGAAGTGGCATCAGGATCTGAAAAACAAGCTTCAAGTGCAAGTTATGCCTCAAACACGGTGAATGAAATATCCGATGGGATGCAACAAATCGCATCGAGCATGGAACAAGTAAATGAATCCGCTCAGACGACGAGTGAAAAATCAGAAGAAGGTTCACATGTCATTAATCAAGTTGCGAGTCAAATGCAAATCATTAACGATAAAACAACTTCAACCTCAATGAGTGTGAAAGAACTGGGTGAAAAATCAAATGAAATCGGCGAAATCATTAGCCTGATTACAAATGTCGCCGAACAAACGAACCTCTTGGCGTTGAATGCCGCAATCGAAGCAGCCAGGGCCGGTGAACATGGTAAAGGCTTTGCCGTCGTAGCAGATGAGGTTCGGAAATTAGCCGAACAATCCAGTCAATCTGCAGGTCAAATTGGTTCACTTGTTGAAGATATTCAAGCCAGCATCGAGGTTTCAATCGCTTCAATGAATGAAGGCAGGGCTTCTGTGGAAGAGGGAATTGATTTTGTCGACAACGCAGGTAAAACATTTGAAACAATATCAGATGCTGTTACAGGTGTTACTACACAAGTGCAAGAAGTATCTGCAGCTGTCGAGCAAATCACTTCAAGTACTGAATCGATGTTACATTCGGTGGAGGAATCGGGAAAAATTGCAGAAAACACAGCAAGCCACACGCAAACTGTCGCCGCCTCTGCAGAGGAGCAAAATGCATCGATGCAAGAAATATCATCATCTTCTGAAGCATTGAGCGAAATTGCCGAGGACTTAAAGACTTCTATAAATCAGTTCAAGATGCAGTAG
- a CDS encoding redoxin domain-containing protein — MIEEVEALGYTVYGVSPSSPEEHRDVIEQTGLAFDLLTDMNYEVGSDHGFVDLDEGLIFRGYTAVNPETGEQTTEVDYLVGENKDEILEVLEDL; from the coding sequence GTGATAGAAGAAGTGGAAGCTTTAGGCTACACCGTTTATGGCGTCAGCCCGAGTTCACCGGAAGAGCACCGGGACGTCATTGAACAAACGGGCCTGGCATTTGATCTATTGACGGATATGAACTATGAAGTAGGTTCTGACCATGGTTTTGTCGATCTGGATGAAGGACTGATATTCAGAGGGTATACGGCCGTGAACCCTGAAACAGGTGAACAGACAACCGAAGTGGATTACCTTGTCGGGGAAAATAAAGATGAAATTCTCGAGGTTCTTGAAGATTTATAA
- a CDS encoding sodium-dependent transporter has product MSALQQREQWGSKIGFILAAMGSAVGLGNIWRFSYVTGESGGAAFLLIYLACIIAIGIPILMAEFSIGRRAQSDVVGSFETIAPGKPWVLAGFLGVASAFIILSFYGVVAGWSLHYFTQYFTGGPAIGDAGGYGDYFGGFITSPVQPLFWQFLFMALTVGIVYGGVKKGIEMWNKILMPGLALLVIGLAGYSLTLGGAGEAITFLFAPDWSAFGDPEVYLAALGQAFFSLSLGMGALITYGSYLSKEEKLPGAAVSVATLDTLFAIIAGLMIFPAVFAFGISPDSGPGLVFITLPEIFAEMTGGMIFGFLFFFLLSAAAITSGVSLLEVAVAYFMRRFSWSRKKAAVIIGGIIFVLGVPSSLGNGVLSHVTIGGLEILDAADFLASNIFLPLGGLMIALFVGWGWQKSDALKESDFGDTVFGNLWVFILRFVAPILILIVFLNAIGLF; this is encoded by the coding sequence ATGAGTGCTTTACAACAACGAGAGCAGTGGGGATCGAAAATCGGATTTATCCTTGCTGCCATGGGATCGGCAGTCGGTCTCGGAAACATCTGGCGTTTTTCTTATGTCACAGGGGAAAGCGGCGGAGCAGCCTTTTTACTGATTTACCTGGCATGTATTATTGCGATCGGCATTCCGATTTTGATGGCGGAATTCTCCATCGGACGCAGAGCGCAAAGTGATGTGGTCGGTTCATTTGAAACGATCGCGCCAGGAAAACCATGGGTCCTTGCCGGCTTCCTGGGTGTCGCATCAGCGTTTATCATCCTGTCCTTTTACGGGGTTGTCGCCGGCTGGTCGCTTCATTACTTTACTCAATACTTTACCGGTGGGCCTGCCATAGGTGATGCCGGTGGCTACGGAGACTATTTTGGCGGATTCATTACGAGTCCGGTTCAACCGCTCTTCTGGCAGTTTCTGTTCATGGCTCTGACAGTTGGGATTGTATACGGCGGAGTGAAAAAAGGCATCGAAATGTGGAACAAAATCCTGATGCCTGGTTTAGCCCTGCTTGTCATCGGACTCGCCGGTTACAGCCTGACGCTGGGTGGAGCAGGCGAAGCGATAACCTTCCTCTTCGCACCGGACTGGAGTGCATTTGGTGATCCGGAAGTTTATCTGGCGGCTCTCGGGCAAGCCTTCTTCTCCTTATCCCTCGGTATGGGGGCACTGATCACCTACGGGAGTTACCTGTCGAAGGAAGAAAAATTACCTGGTGCTGCGGTCAGCGTTGCCACGCTGGACACTTTATTTGCAATTATTGCCGGTCTGATGATCTTCCCGGCAGTCTTCGCATTTGGCATCAGCCCGGATTCCGGACCGGGACTCGTCTTCATTACACTGCCGGAAATTTTTGCTGAAATGACTGGCGGGATGATCTTTGGTTTCCTGTTTTTCTTCCTTCTCTCAGCTGCAGCCATCACATCCGGTGTTTCTCTTCTGGAAGTGGCCGTTGCCTACTTCATGCGTCGCTTCAGCTGGAGCCGGAAAAAAGCAGCCGTCATCATTGGCGGGATCATTTTTGTACTTGGCGTTCCATCTTCTCTCGGGAACGGGGTGCTGTCACACGTCACCATCGGTGGTCTCGAAATTCTTGATGCCGCAGACTTTCTTGCATCCAACATCTTTTTACCGCTCGGTGGACTGATGATTGCACTGTTTGTCGGTTGGGGATGGCAGAAGTCGGATGCACTTAAGGAATCTGACTTCGGCGATACAGTATTCGGTAACTTATGGGTATTCATTCTGCGCTTTGTGGCACCGATATTGATCCTGATTGTATTCCTGAATGCCATCGGCCTGTTCTAA